The following is a genomic window from Fusarium verticillioides 7600 chromosome 5, whole genome shotgun sequence.
GAATCTCAGCACCGCCATCTCGAAGAGCAGGGCTTGACTCagacaagagcttctttccagcCTCGCAGATGGTAGCTTGCTCGGGCTTGCTGGGCACATCTCGGGTGTTTCGTAGGCAGCGAATCAAGAACTTCATGGTACCCTCCTTTACCTGGGGGTTCTTGTTTCCAAGGTATGTGGTAATGTCCTCAAGACACTCAGTCAAATCGGTGGAGGCGAAAGCAGCGTCGAGAGCGGCGCCGAGAGCATCCGCGAcagaagccttcttctccttgagtcGATCCATGATGGGCTGCATCACAATACTGCGATACTTGGCAAAGGCTTTTCGCAAGCCCTTTGCGAGAGCCTCAATACACAGAGCAGCTTGAGTGACGACGGCAACGTTGGCATCCTTCATGCATTTGGCCAATCCACGACACACTTCGTTGAAATCGGTTTCCTTGATGCGAGGAACGTTGAGCGCCTGGTGCAGACCGTCGACTGCTTCTTTTCGGTCCTTCCACTTCGAGGAGGCGAGCAGATCACTGAAGTTGGGCGGGATCTTCTTGCTAACGTCCTGGGGTTCAGCCAAATCGAAAGCGTCCACCTCGCCAACCTCTTCGCCCTCTGCTTCGCcttcctcaccctcctcgccACCTTCGGGAGCAGCgtcgagagcttcttgttgcgaTCGGAGGAGTCGTTCTTGCTTGGGAGGGCCTtcggccttgatcttctcaaactgCGCTTCCAAATCGGTCTGCTGGGTAGGCTTGAGCTCGCCCCAAAACATGGGCTTCATAGCCTCCCTGAGCCATCTGTAAAGTTCGACTGTCAAATTCGTTGCCTCAGCACGGACGTTCTTGTCGGCAGCACCGAAGGCTTTGGGGAGCGCTTTGAGCACAGGTTTGGGATCGACGACCTTGCAGCCATAGTTGTGGAAGATTTGTGTAAGGGCGTTCAGTGTCGCAGCAACGTTCTTGGGAACCTTGTTGGAAAGACCGGGGAGCATATCCTCAATGACCGGTCCAGCGACATCGAGCTCAATATACAAAAGCAAAGCTTCGATGGAATTTTGCTTGATCGCGGCACGTGTGGAGGACAGACACTTCTCGACCATGGGTGTAATGGTCTGGTTTCGCGTCCGTAAACAGCAGTCTCGTCCACCATATTTGAGGAATGCGCATAGAGCGGTGAcggcttcttgttgagcgGCGACGTTTGAATCGAGAACTGCTTTGTTCCACAGGCCGGGCTCATTCAAAAATGGTCGGAAACAAGGATCGGACTCGTCGGGAGACTTTTCGAACTGCTTGGTTGCTTCTTCATATGCTCCTTTTCTAACCTTCCAAACCTTGTGAGTGAAGCGGTCCGCCAAGGGTATGGAGCTaaaatcttcttcttcagccatggTAATGTTTGGGGGTGAAAATGTGTATTCTGGAGAGCTCGAGACGGGGTATCTTTCGagtggatgatgttgtttcttcttgttgtgctTTATAAAGCGGACTAAGCGGGTAATTAGCTTATGAAATAAACGagagcggcgaggaggatcCATCATATATATAGCTCTAGTTGGGCTCTCATAAGCGCGCGAGACGCTCAACAGGAGCAAAGAACTGGCTTGATGATAATCGAGGGAATGTGAGTTGAACGTACCAGAGTTTTAAAGCAGCGGATTGAACTGCGGGTATCAAATAGAGGGAAGAGGCTTTGTCGCGTGAGTGAAGGGCAATGGGTGGATGTTCAAGAGGAAACAATGCAGAAGTGCGTCGTTCTTTCTATAGAGCAGAGCCCAGCGCAAGGTTAGTGAATCCAATCCAAATCTGCAGAGGAACAAGCATGCGCAACAAAGAAGCAACTGCCAAAATAGCGAAGCAGGGCAGGGTGAGGTAAGAACAGGCAAGGGACTCTATTTGTTCCTAGATCCTTGTTTGTTTGGTTTGGGTGAGGGACGATCAAATGGTCATGTTCGTTTTTTTGGAGGGGGACAGACTGAAAGTCAACAACCGCCCGTCACCTGATTTGCAGGGGTTGAAATTGAAGTGCCTGAAATGACGGCGGGACAGAACAGAACATGGGGTCTGATCTTCAGGGACCTTACTTACAGTTTGTTTGTCTGTACGAGAGATTGTTAGGTAGTGCAGGTGTTTTGTCGAATTGGGAAAGACAAGAGTTATGTCGAGAGTTAAATGGGTTTAGATGCTGTGCCACAGACCCTCCAAGATAGACGTTCCTGGTTTATGACTCTTGTGGTGTGTTGTCATTCGAGCGGCCCGGTTCTCTTTATTGACGCCCAATCTGCACCATTGCCCCAGAAACAGACTGCAGCCacaccaacatcaaaacGCATGAAGATCAACACCGACAGCCAAGAAAAGGTTCAGAATTAATTAATTACGGGACAAACACGCCCAAATGCTCAGAATTACTTCAAATTATTTCTAGCACCAAATCGCCAGCCACAAATCTGTCTTTTTTGAACAATACTCCTtcagattgagaagaacagatGTCACGCGCAAGGGACTGCTCTGACATTCCAACTGTTGCTGTAAGCCTTCAGCTCAACTGCAGGGTCAAAGCCACAACGTCATGAAATGTTCCTTACATTCGATCATAGCATTCAATCTGCCCTGCTGAAGTTCGCCTTGCTTTAAtgcgtacggagtagtaaCGAACCTTCTGGTCAGCTACTGACGTGTCATGCATGCTCTAAACTAAGGACTGATGGGCGTTGGTGTGCTATCcacattcttcaacaagcttggACAAGGAATCCAAGACATATTGATTGAGGGGTAATTCTGGACATGGCAAACTCTCAAAAATGCACTAGAAGGTCCTGTCATGACTGGTCCATGGAGAAAATTGGGTGAAGGGCTATTTCCGAAATTGCTTTGAAGTTCAGCGTCTAATGTTTACAGATGCTTCAGTGTATGCTCACTTCATGGTCTATCCAGGCAAGCAGGGTATACAAGTCacttgagaatggcaaatCATTGTATAGGGTCAAAGAGATTCCTGGATGGTCCTGTTATTTCTTCTCTACGTATTTCTACCAAGAGCCTTCAACATCAGAACCCAATGTGCCGTACCATTCACCAAGTCTCTCACAGCCGACAAGGTCTCGAATTGCTGCAAGAGTGCATCTAGTAAAAGTACCcgatgatcttgccagagaCGTGCTTGCGACGAGCCTGGTCATGATCCATGATACCAGCGGAAGTGGTGAGGACGAGGTGACCGAACTGACGGGCAGGGAGAAGTTGCCAAAATAAATTCGCGAAGGAGAGTTTAGTTACCACTGAGTTTAGACAGAACCTGCCTGAATCTTTTTATCATATTACATAGAACAAAGTTCTTGCGTTTATTGCTTCGCCAGACCAGGAACCAGACCAAAAGCACGATGAATTGGCTTAGAAATTCTGTCACATTAACGGCAGATTGCACAAATCAATGAACAGTGTGTAGATAGTTCAAAGAAAATGAAACGCTGTTCTACAAACGGTCTCACAATAGCGATGTCGAAAAGTCCAGCATCACGTGACGATAAGATAAGActccaacatcgtcatgCCCAAGCTTCCAGTCTATTTCTAGATCTGCCTGTCGCGTCGCAAGTATTGCTTCACATGCTTCAAGTGCGCTTTCGCACACAGAACTCACAAACTTCATATAGAGACTTTCCAGCAACACTCGCAACATGAACGGTTCATCGCGCCCGTCCTTTGACCCCTCGCGCCTCACCAAAGCCGCCGCGGCCGAATATTCTTCATCAGCGTCCGAATCTGAAGACGAGCACCCCGCGCCAGGTCTCGATGCCGACAACGACTTCGGTGATTTTAACCCACGAAAGAGACGTCGTGTCGGTGGTAACAACAAAGAGAAGGCTGCGCTAGGCATCTTCGGCTCCGATAGCGAAGACGATGGCCCTGCGAGAAAGTGGAAAAGGACAACCTTGAGAAATAAAGGCATGAACTTTGTGTCAACAGGCGCAGGAAGCGATaaggaagatggcgatgaagattCCGACGATAATCGGCCGATGCTTGGAAGCGCAATGGAAcaggacgatgaggatgaagaggaggatgagggcaATGCTGGAGTAGGACTAGGCTTCGGTGGTGTTGCACGCGGTTTTGCACAGAACGATACCCAAGACTCAAGTCGAAGCGCCAGTGCCGAAGCAACAGCTCGACCATCATTTCGAACCCGATTCGATGGCAAGAACCCTCTCGGTAGGGGCTTTGTcccatcatcagcaaacGATCCTGTCCTCAAGAACCCGCGCGACGAGGGCTCTCCAACACCACGTAATAAGCCACAACCGAGTGCTTTTGGCGCAAAGGGCAAGACGAACCCCAAGTCTTTTGGTGCCCGAatgatggcaaagatggGCTACCAAGAGGGACAAGGTCTTGGTAAGGAAGGCCAGGGCCGAAATGTCATTATCGAAGCGAACCTCCGACCACAGGGTATTGGTTTGGGtgctgtgaaggagaagtcTGAACAAgaacgaaaagaagaaaagcgaCAAGCAAGATTACGTGGAGAAGAGGTTATAGACTCggacgaagaggaaaagaagaaacgaaagaaggcgaagaagaagtcctTGGGAGCTGCGTTCGACAGTGCAACGAGCACACCAAGACGACAGAAACAGAAATATCTTACGGctgaggagctcaaggctgcgGCTCCAGGTCTTCATATCCCAGATGCATTTGCCCCCATTCTTGATATGACAGGACCAGGAAGTAAAATGCTCACATCTACGAGTGGCATCATGACACCGACGACAGGAACTGCCACGCCAGAGTCGACAGAAGTGATAGAGGCGAGGAAGCTTGTCAAGAGAGCGCAAGCAGATTTGTTGGCCTTCTCTGATGaatggaagagcttgcaAGAGAGGAAGACGTGGATAGACCTCGAGCTCAAGGAAAAGGagcaagagatggatgatttACGATCGGATTTCGAGAGATTACAGGTCTTTTCCGAATTGGTCAGCGGAGAACTTGCAACAGCTGACTGGGTTCAAGTCATCGGGTGTctgaagaaggctctcgAACTAAAAGCCACGACATCAGAAATTACTGACATTGCTGTTGCAGCTATCCACCCTTtccttcgagaaggagactGGGATCTCTTGAAAGAACCAACACGCTTCGCTTCAGATCTCAAAGAACTAAAATCACTACTCatgccatcgacaacaaaTAGTAAATCCGTCGGCAAGTGGGATTCTTCGGCAGCAGTCAATACAGACGACATCTATCGCCGCCATCACAAATCCACAACACCATATGAAAGCATGATGTACAAGAATTGGCTACCCAAAGCACTCGCGGCTGTTCGGTCGTGGGATGTCTTCGAACCGGAACAAATGCTCAGTGTCATGGAGGCATGGGATGACCTCCTACCATCGTTTGTCCGCGCGCAATTCATTGACAACATCGCCCGGAAGTTGGAAACAGCAGTATCAGACTGGAATCCCAAGAACAGACGTCAGCACCACAGTCTACCGCACATATGGCTATTCCCATGGCTCCAATACCTCCCCTCATACCATCTCGACCCCAAGGGAACAGGTCTCGTAGCGGACGTCAAGAGAAAGTTCAGACAGCTCATCGACGTATGGGACTTCAAGGAGGGTCGCTTACCCGGTCTTACAAAATGGGAGCGCATCCTCGGCGATCAATGGCGACCGCTCGTGATGTCCCACGTCCTCCCGTCAATGGGCAAATATCTCCAGCGAAACTTTGCAGTCGAGCCAGCAGACCAGGAGCCGAGTCTTCCTGTGCTCAGGGGTATTCTGAAATGGACGCCCACGCTCGGCCGAAGGGTTATTGCCGAGGTGCTGATACAGCACTTGTTCCCCAAGTGGCACAAGACGCTCACGGAGTGGCTGTCGCTTGACGAGGTTGACTTGGGCGAGGTGGCGGATTGGTATGCTTGGTGGAGGGGGTTGTTGCCGGAGGATGTTATGGAGGTCAAGGGTGTGAAGGCGGAGTTTGATACGGGGTTGAAGGTCATGGCGAGGGCGGTGGCAGGGGcgtgatgatggatggagatACGCAGATGGAGTGTCTCGGCTGAGCGGCGATAATGTAGCGTGGGAATATAGATTTCAGTAGGAGTTTATAGAAATGAATCATATGGCCATCTGGATAGATGGGTCACGTTGTCGGTTGTGTCTCAACCCTGATTTTCCTTAGCTTCGGTTGTTCCGTGAGTGATGTAAGGGTCTTTTGTTTATTGTCTGATACCCCTAAAGCAAAGCAGAACACTTGCTGATCAGAGATCTTAATCAAGTTTCCAAAGGAGCTCGGGAGTAGCTGGTATGTATCAGATCCCTCTGTGAAGTGACCCTACGAACAGAGACGTAGTGACCTCAGTGCCCATCTCTCCCTCGTTCATATTCTGACCTGATACAGAACTATAGcttttccatctccaacgcGATGATCTAAAACATAGACAGAATATGTACGAGTCCATAAGCGTGGCTGTCTCAATTGCCACTCGTTCTCGAAggtcttcatcacaagaCGCTGCGTCTATCAGCAACAAAATATTTCGGTGTGACATTTAGAAGATGAAGTTTCAGATTTAGACAGATCTTCACGAAAATATCCGTTATAAGATATTGTTCTTCCTGTCGGTTGATAGAGATTAATGTGCAAGTTGAATCAAAGACATTGGGTTGCAGAATGGTGCACAAGGTCCTGGAGACTGAGAAATTCAGGTCGCCAACTCCGAAGACAGAAGAGCAATATGGCATCAAAAGTCCTATAAGAAGAATCTTTTCTCGCTCTTTtttcaatcatcatcttcatcgcaCTCCTCTCGTTCAAGATGCATTAtctgaagctcctcctcgctcttctgcctgccatcatcgctgctccAACCGTGAcaaacgatgatgatattatCGAAGGCGCCTACATCGTCACTTTGAAGCAGAAACTTGACGAGAAAAAAGTTGAGCAGCACATCGATTGGGTTGACGGTATCCATAACGGAAGTGTTTTCCGTcgtgctgatgatggtgtcaaaCTGGTCTGGAATGAGACGACCTACAAGGGGTACTCTGGAGACTTTGATAAGCAGACTATCAAGGAGATtaagaagagcaaagatgTAACTCACTTCcttccttgatgagaacttAATACTGATGTTACCAGgtgcttgctgttgagccTGTTCGCAAGATCAATCTTTACGAGACCATCACTCAGCAGAAATCGACCTGGGGTCTTGGCTCTATCTCGCATCGCACTCCTCATTTCAACGATTACATTTATGATTCAactgctggagctggaacGTATGCGTATGTTGTTGATACTGGTATTAACATCGCGCATGACGAGTTCCAGGGCCGGGCGGCTTTGGGATACAATGCTTATCCTGGTGCTGACTTTGTCGATGCTAATGGTCACGGGACACATTGTGCTGGTACTATTGCTGGTAAAGAGTACGGCGTGGCCAAGAGAGCAAACTTGATTGCAGTCAAGGTGTTTCACTTGGGCAGTGTAAGTCTTCCACTCCCATATCTTTGGTCCTGCTGACAGTTACAGTCTCGGACTGATATCGTGCTTGATGGGTACAACTGGGCTGTgaccaacatcaccaacactcCAGGCCGCAAAGAACAGGCTGTTATATCCATGTCCCTGGGCGGCGGTCGCTCGGACGCCTTCAACGCCGCCGTCCAAGCTGCCTACAACGCCGGAGTCCATACCGTGGTCGCAGCAGGAAACGACGGCAAGGACGCTTACAACTACT
Proteins encoded in this region:
- a CDS encoding subtilisin, giving the protein MHYLKLLLALLPAIIAAPTVTNDDDIIEGAYIVTLKQKLDEKKVEQHIDWVDGIHNGSVFRRADDGVKLVWNETTYKGYSGDFDKQTIKEIKKSKDVLAVEPVRKINLYETITQQKSTWGLGSISHRTPHFNDYIYDSTAGAGTYAYVVDTGINIAHDEFQGRAALGYNAYPGADFVDANGHGTHCAGTIAGKEYGVAKRANLIAVKVFHLGSSRTDIVLDGYNWAVTNITNTPGRKEQAVISMSLGGGRSDAFNAAVQAAYNAGVHTVVAAGNDGKDAYNYSPASAPNATTVGAIDINNNRASFSNYGELVDLFAPGVNIKSAWNTTNSATKTISGTSMACPHVAGLSLYLRAKEGLTTPESVARRLKELATTGVVQNAGSGSPNLLAYNGAPPS